Below is a window of Hydrogenimonas sp. DNA.
TCATAGCTATCAGATACGACGTAACCAAAGAGGTTAATCTGAAGATGGCGCTGGAGAAGAAGGAGCAGGAGTTGGAAGCGTTGAACAGAACGCTTGAGAAGAGGGTGGCTCTGCAGACGCGAAAACTCTATGAACTGAACAAGAACCTAGAGGAGCGGGTACGCGAAGAGGTGCGAAAAAACGAAGAGAAGCAGAAGATGCTCTTTTGGCAGTCCAGGTTTGCCAGCCTGGGGCAGATGATGGCAAATATCGCACATCAGTGGAGGCAGCCCCTGACCGAGCTGACTCTGGCCCTCTTCAATATGAAAAGGGCCTCTGAAAGAAGAGACGACGTGCAGGTTGAAGAGGTATACAGCGAAGCGAAAGCGATGATCCAGAATATGTCGCAGACGATAGAGGATTTTATCAACTTCTTCAGACCGGACAAGCCGAAAGAGCCCTTTGTGATCGCCAGAAGCCTGGAGGAGTCTATGCAGATACTTCACAAGTCCCTCGAAAAGGAGCATATACAGATCGAAACCTCCATCGACGACTCTCTCAAGGCCGTCGGTGTCAGTAACGAGTTGTCGCAGGTGATTATCAACCTTCTGCAGAATGCCAAGGATGCTTTCGCGGAGAAGAGTATCGCCCGCAAAAGAGTCTATATAGAGGTATCGAGAGAGGATG
It encodes the following:
- a CDS encoding putative two-component sensor histidine kinase — its product is MFKQYKDAIESSNIVSKTDIDGIITFVNDEFCKISGYSREELIGKNHNIVRHPDVPASNFKRLWDTILQKKIFKATVMNRAKDGSTFYVNTTIIPILDEKGEIEEFIAIRYDVTKEVNLKMALEKKEQELEALNRTLEKRVALQTRKLYELNKNLEERVREEVRKNEEKQKMLFWQSRFASLGQMMANIAHQWRQPLTELTLALFNMKRASERRDDVQVEEVYSEAKAMIQNMSQTIEDFINFFRPDKPKEPFVIARSLEESMQILHKSLEKEHIQIETSIDDSLKAVGVSNELSQVIINLLQNAKDAFAEKSIARKRVYIEVSREDDFAKIVVADNAGGIEESALERVFEPYFTTKHTAKGTGLGLFMSKMIVEKGLLGSIEAGNRDGGACFTIKIPLAEETADVV